One window from the genome of Podospora pseudocomata strain CBS 415.72m chromosome 6, whole genome shotgun sequence encodes:
- the PPM1 gene encoding carboxy methyl transferase for protein phosphatase 2A (COG:O; EggNog:ENOG503NUP8) — translation MSAPSIPNLLSLRGSRGGSRGRGRGGSHRGSSSGPSASHDTTIQGTDADAAVSRLSAVELDYLIDPFAGYFVAPSPPPFHSGPGPGLPTPRRLPIINRGTYTRTTAIDILIHRFLSSTFSTGKPRQIVSLGAGTDTRCFRLFTSSQKHQNIHYHEIDFPVIISKKNTLIRTVPALNGILSPPMPLPNSATNQSYVSKQHANPETGNTLTLHPLDLRFFPSSPSSLPGLSQECPTLLLSECCLCYLPPSTASDIITSFTSCFPSLGLVIYEPILPGDAFGRMMISNLAARGVTMPTLAVYQTQEDQERRLLEAGFREVRSRTVDQIWEEWVGEGERERVDGLERLDEVEEWKLLAGHYVVVWGWNEGEGVRLEVGRGDDDEGDETE, via the coding sequence ATGTCCGCCCCATCAATACCCAAccttctctccctccgcGGCAGCCGTGGAGGATCCCgaggccggggccggggcgGCTCACACCGGGGTAGCTCCTCCGGGCCATCAGCCAGCCATGACACCACAATCCAGGGAACCGACGCCGACGCTGCTGTCTCCCGCCTCAGCGCCGTAGAACTAGACTACCTCATCGACCCCTTCGCCGGCTACTTCGTagctccctcaccaccaccgttccACTCCGGTCCAGGCCCAGGACTACCCACACCCCGCAGACTCCCAATAATAAACAGAGGAACATACACCCGCACGACAGCGATAGACATTCTCATCCACCGCTTCCTCTCCAGCACTTTCTCCACCGGCAAACCCCGGCAGATAGTCTCCCTCGGAGCAGGAACAGACACCCGCTGCTTTCGATTATTCACCTCGTctcaaaaacaccaaaacatccACTATCATGAAATCGACTTCCCGGTTATCATCTCCAAGAAGAACACCCTCATCCGGACAGTCCCAGCGCTGAACGGCATCCTCTCCCCGCCAATGCCACTCCCAAACTCGGCCACGAACCAGTCTTATGTCTCGAAGCAGCATGCGAACCCAGAAACAGGCAATACCCTCACTCTCCACCCGCTTGATCTCCGGTTTtttccatcttctccttcctccctcccggGACTATCACAGGAGTGCCCGACACTGCTGCTGTCCGAATGCTGCCTTTGCTACCTCCCACCTTCGACAGCATCGGATATAATCACCTCTTTTACGTCTTGTTTCCCTAGTTTGGGCCTGGTGATTTACGAGCCGATTTTGCCGGGGGATGCGTTTGGACGGATGATGATTTCTAATCTTGCTGCGCGGGGGGTGACGATGCCGACTTTGGCTGTGTACCAGACGCAGGAGGatcaggagaggaggttgctggAGGCTGGATttagggaggtgaggagtAGGACTGTGGATCAGAtttgggaggagtgggtgggggagggggagagggagagggtggatgggttggagaggttggatgaggtggaggagtggaagTTGTTGGCGGGGCATTatgtggttgtttgggggtggaatgagggggagggagtgaggttggaggtg